The Hugenholtzia roseola DSM 9546 genome contains a region encoding:
- a CDS encoding translocation/assembly module TamB domain-containing protein yields the protein MKNLRVTFKTWLARLSVWGRRLLVLKKRVLLGLIFILLLLLTLLNSASFQTYLTHKATDWLSEKMGFPTHIEYLNVDFLGNRAFIRGVSVTDLNGKELIWADTIWVKIDYLNFLSDEKIEIEEARLKGVRFLMRRNPDTKTYNITEWIRLINQLTASDNPNPPPSTQAFVIKKAILENARFQMDDPLKDSLNATGSHQLFDYYHFTLDSIYATLHQFRVINDTIELQMENGRTFEPLNAFAVHKLDVFFRYSSREMAFLGLDALVGKSHLRDTLIFRYENINAFDDFNHKVNLYANLEQAFIDFEDLARFAPSLAQYEEKIQIKTRLEGLVTDFSLQNAQIKFGNGTILKGNGRIRNAEKVEDLVLDWNMKPSTLLASDLKPYLPENIFAEFEKLGQIRFDGAYEGTFEKFKAKGNFQTEIGLLTADLNLDLKSESYQGTFATQKLALDQILAIPKLKWASLRGSIEGSGFSKENANFNLDAYIDSLFYNQYLYKKIHVKGNLEHPSFLGSIDILDPNLEVSAFGRIDLGDSLVQMKVDVEYADLQALHFVDTVFRIKAYSDWDLRGFDPDRAVGEVSLTNTEITYKTRRAALDTIKLKAQNLPQMVLDSNSNYYTLINRKIEVEAQNLLELEIEGDFKLSQVIEDLQTTLKEYQLAFEKKTKDIAQYYTEKEETITKQAAYQVVLSGNIYNAQTIFGKLFIPELFIAPNTHLEGILAFGQDEIINLNLTSDSLSYRGYQLQTVDAELRSSKRADRNKIDTHFNLQSKTQTWAGFETKDFQVKADWIDSLITFHTELQTEDEQSALALHGDLRLSDSALFLRLDTPRLFLLGKMWESPEQVLVQIRGKEIDFGKNGFFLQNEKQKIVLKGKISPNPKEELAIQTQALELENFSDLIEDLELTGQVNGEVRLSGLYDTLHLNSSLNVRQIVLNQIPVGDLSLRSSWDDTQNKLDYQAELYQNKRNVLDIKGLYQPKNEENSLDADIKIIGMKIDAIEPFLAGVMTQVKGTAYGAVKIKGKPKTPLLIGEMNIFGGGVKVVYLNTAYTFEDKIVFTENQIAFDRLTLYDEQKETQENKSKTIQSGVAILNGGIFHDNFQNFVVNLQGNLRKVLSLNLPAAPENLFYGSAIATGNFEIFGSFSNLKLTLNARSEQGTRIFLPLDGYSGVSEQSFIRFVQKDTILLENPAQNNPESSGFKMEMNFDITPDAYMEIIFDKKVGDLIRGNAKGNLKMQIDTQGDFKMFGGVEIVKGAYNFTFLNIINKEFIVSEGSRINWSGDPYHAQLDLTAQYRQMASLAPLMTGLDSATLTRPEIKRKYPVLVNLRLLGDLMRPDIQFGIDIVDYPPLIMAGGTPVSVESFVAAFKSLIESNQQELNRQVFSLIALRRLSTQNAFAAINQSAGSSVSEFLANQLSYWASQVDENLEIDLDLQDLNDIGATQLRLSYSLLQGRMRITREGAFTNVQNQASVSSVVGDWTVEYILSQDGSLRAKLYHKNSLNAFNATLQNNSTAGVSLLKSFSFDKLKDLFKSKKKIRQTQTIREEEIRLEKK from the coding sequence TTGAAAAACCTACGCGTTACCTTCAAAACTTGGCTCGCACGCCTCTCTGTGTGGGGTAGGCGGCTTCTGGTTTTGAAAAAAAGGGTGCTATTAGGTCTTATTTTTATCTTATTACTGCTTCTTACCTTACTCAATTCTGCCTCTTTTCAAACTTATCTTACACACAAAGCCACTGATTGGCTCTCCGAAAAGATGGGCTTCCCTACTCATATCGAGTACCTAAACGTCGACTTTTTGGGAAATCGTGCCTTCATACGCGGCGTGAGCGTAACTGATTTGAATGGAAAAGAACTCATCTGGGCGGATACCATTTGGGTAAAAATAGATTATCTAAACTTTCTTTCTGATGAAAAAATTGAAATAGAGGAGGCGCGTCTAAAAGGAGTTCGCTTTCTAATGCGCCGCAATCCCGATACCAAAACTTACAACATCACCGAATGGATACGGCTTATCAATCAACTCACTGCCTCGGATAACCCCAATCCGCCCCCTTCTACGCAGGCTTTTGTCATCAAAAAGGCGATTTTGGAAAATGCTCGCTTTCAGATGGACGACCCTTTGAAAGATAGCCTTAACGCCACAGGTAGCCACCAACTCTTTGATTATTACCACTTTACGCTCGATAGCATCTATGCCACCCTGCACCAATTTCGAGTCATCAATGATACCATCGAGCTGCAAATGGAGAATGGGCGCACCTTCGAGCCGCTCAATGCGTTTGCTGTGCATAAACTCGATGTTTTTTTCCGATATAGCAGTCGCGAAATGGCGTTTTTGGGCTTAGATGCCCTTGTGGGCAAAAGCCACCTGCGCGATACGCTGATTTTTAGGTACGAAAATATCAATGCCTTTGATGATTTTAATCACAAAGTAAATCTTTATGCTAACTTAGAACAAGCCTTCATCGACTTTGAAGACTTGGCACGCTTTGCGCCTTCTTTGGCACAATACGAAGAAAAAATACAAATCAAGACGCGCTTAGAAGGGCTTGTTACTGACTTTTCATTGCAAAATGCCCAAATAAAATTTGGCAATGGCACAATTTTAAAAGGAAATGGGCGCATCAGAAACGCCGAAAAAGTAGAAGATTTGGTTTTAGATTGGAACATGAAACCTTCTACCCTTTTAGCCTCTGACTTAAAGCCCTATCTGCCCGAAAACATTTTTGCCGAATTTGAAAAGTTGGGACAAATCCGCTTCGATGGCGCGTATGAAGGCACTTTTGAAAAATTCAAAGCCAAGGGCAATTTTCAAACGGAAATAGGACTTTTAACCGCCGACCTGAATCTCGACTTGAAAAGTGAAAGCTATCAAGGAACTTTTGCCACTCAAAAATTAGCCTTAGACCAAATCTTGGCAATTCCCAAACTCAAATGGGCAAGCCTACGTGGAAGCATCGAGGGAAGCGGTTTTTCAAAAGAAAATGCAAATTTTAATTTAGATGCGTATATAGATAGCCTTTTTTACAACCAATATTTATACAAAAAAATACACGTAAAAGGCAATTTAGAACACCCTTCTTTTTTGGGTTCGATAGACATTCTTGACCCCAACTTAGAAGTCAGTGCTTTTGGGCGCATAGATTTGGGCGATAGCTTGGTGCAGATGAAAGTAGATGTAGAGTATGCCGATTTGCAAGCCCTACATTTTGTAGATACCGTTTTTCGAATCAAAGCCTATTCCGATTGGGATTTGAGAGGTTTTGACCCCGACCGCGCAGTAGGCGAAGTAAGCCTTACCAATACCGAAATTACCTACAAAACGCGCCGCGCTGCCTTAGACACCATCAAATTGAAGGCACAGAATTTGCCTCAAATGGTTTTAGATTCTAACTCAAATTATTATACACTTATCAATAGAAAAATAGAAGTGGAGGCACAAAATCTGCTTGAATTAGAGATTGAAGGCGATTTCAAACTCTCGCAAGTGATAGAAGATTTGCAGACCACACTAAAAGAATATCAACTTGCTTTTGAAAAAAAGACAAAAGATATTGCACAATATTATACAGAAAAAGAAGAAACGATTACAAAACAGGCAGCTTATCAAGTGGTTTTGAGTGGCAATATTTACAATGCGCAGACCATCTTTGGCAAACTTTTCATACCCGAACTTTTTATCGCACCCAATACACACTTGGAGGGGATTTTGGCTTTTGGGCAAGACGAAATTATCAATCTAAACTTAACTTCCGATTCCCTTTCTTATCGTGGCTACCAGTTGCAAACCGTCGATGCTGAATTGAGAAGTAGCAAACGCGCCGATAGAAACAAAATAGATACGCATTTTAATTTACAATCTAAAACACAAACTTGGGCAGGTTTCGAAACCAAAGATTTTCAGGTGAAGGCAGACTGGATAGATAGCCTCATTACCTTTCATACCGAACTCCAAACCGAAGATGAGCAAAGTGCCTTAGCCCTGCATGGCGACTTGCGTTTGAGTGATAGTGCGTTATTTTTGCGTTTGGATACGCCACGCCTTTTTTTGTTGGGCAAGATGTGGGAAAGTCCCGAACAGGTTTTGGTGCAAATAAGAGGAAAAGAAATAGACTTTGGAAAAAACGGCTTTTTCCTACAAAATGAAAAACAAAAAATTGTACTGAAAGGAAAAATATCGCCTAATCCCAAAGAAGAATTAGCCATTCAGACGCAGGCACTGGAATTAGAAAATTTTAGCGACCTGATAGAAGACCTCGAACTAACGGGGCAGGTAAATGGCGAAGTACGCCTTAGCGGACTTTATGATACCCTGCATCTCAATTCGAGCCTCAACGTGCGGCAAATCGTACTCAATCAAATTCCCGTAGGCGACCTTAGTCTTCGTTCCTCTTGGGACGATACCCAAAATAAGCTCGATTATCAGGCAGAATTGTACCAAAACAAGCGCAACGTCCTCGATATAAAAGGTTTGTATCAGCCTAAAAATGAGGAAAATAGCCTCGATGCCGACATCAAAATTATCGGTATGAAGATAGATGCCATCGAGCCTTTTTTGGCAGGAGTCATGACGCAGGTGAAAGGAACGGCTTACGGCGCAGTCAAAATCAAGGGCAAACCCAAAACGCCACTACTTATCGGTGAGATGAATATTTTTGGCGGTGGCGTGAAAGTTGTCTATCTGAACACCGCCTATACTTTTGAAGATAAAATTGTTTTTACAGAAAATCAAATCGCTTTTGATAGGCTTACTTTATACGACGAACAAAAAGAAACACAAGAAAATAAATCAAAAACGATACAATCGGGCGTAGCCATTCTCAATGGGGGCATCTTTCATGATAACTTCCAAAACTTTGTCGTCAATCTGCAAGGCAATTTGCGCAAAGTCCTTTCGCTTAATCTGCCTGCTGCCCCCGAAAATCTGTTTTACGGTTCGGCTATCGCCACAGGAAATTTCGAAATATTTGGGTCTTTTTCTAATCTCAAACTGACCCTAAACGCACGCAGCGAGCAAGGGACGCGCATTTTCCTGCCCTTAGACGGGTATAGTGGCGTGAGTGAGCAATCTTTTATCCGTTTTGTGCAAAAAGACACGATACTTTTAGAAAATCCTGCCCAAAACAATCCTGAAAGTAGCGGATTTAAGATGGAAATGAATTTCGACATCACACCTGATGCCTACATGGAAATTATTTTTGATAAAAAAGTGGGCGATTTGATTCGTGGCAATGCCAAAGGGAATTTGAAGATGCAAATTGATACGCAGGGCGATTTCAAGATGTTTGGCGGCGTGGAGATTGTCAAGGGCGCGTATAATTTCACTTTTTTAAATATCATCAATAAAGAATTTATTGTAAGTGAAGGCAGCCGCATCAATTGGAGCGGCGACCCCTATCACGCCCAATTAGACCTAACGGCACAGTATCGCCAGATGGCATCATTAGCTCCGCTGATGACAGGCTTGGATAGCGCAACTTTGACACGCCCCGAAATCAAGCGCAAGTACCCTGTTTTGGTCAATTTGCGGCTTTTGGGCGACCTGATGCGCCCCGATATTCAATTTGGCATCGACATTGTCGATTATCCGCCGCTGATTATGGCAGGAGGTACGCCTGTTTCGGTAGAAAGTTTTGTGGCGGCTTTTAAATCTTTGATAGAAAGCAACCAGCAAGAACTCAATCGGCAGGTTTTTAGTCTGATAGCCTTGCGCCGCCTTTCTACGCAAAACGCCTTTGCAGCCATCAACCAGTCGGCGGGCAGCAGTGTGAGCGAATTTTTGGCAAACCAGTTGAGCTATTGGGCTTCGCAAGTAGATGAAAATTTGGAAATAGACCTCGACTTGCAAGATTTGAACGACATCGGCGCAACCCAACTGCGGCTTTCTTATTCGCTCTTGCAGGGCAGAATGCGCATCACACGCGAAGGGGCTTTTACCAACGTGCAGAACCAAGCCAGCGTATCGAGCGTAGTGGGCGATTGGACGGTGGAATATATCCTTTCCCAAGATGGCAGCCTTCGCGCCAAATTGTACCACAAAAATTCGCTCAATGCCTTCAACGCTACCCTGCAAAACAACTCAACGGCAGGGGTGAGCCTTCTCAAATCCTTTTCTTTTGACAAACTCAAAGACCTTTTTAAGTCGAAAAAGAAAATCAGACAAACCCAGACCATTCGCGAAGAAGAAATCAGACTTGAAAAGAAGTAA
- a CDS encoding DUF4230 domain-containing protein — translation MKRLLFLAAFLGFFRLIAAHRAARQSCILVAACQMLSLKCTSFFTTQKYCLMFSKMQVRLYLLVLLVFLIVAALIALFVWDGFKAFNSPQKTVTVETTHQLVLEETQRLGKLELTKFIYKDVVEHSKSSAAYLPTAKVVLIVSGEAVGCIDLMRLKENDITTQGDSVFILLPPAQLCYHKIDHQKSRVYHTEFIQITGETKLVAEAFQKAETAIEKAALENGILAETTHNAEQILKPILEKMTGKKVFFQQRLEKTETLRPKL, via the coding sequence TTGAAAAGGTTGCTTTTTTTAGCGGCTTTTTTAGGATTTTTCAGACTTATCGCAGCGCATAGGGCAGCAAGACAGTCTTGTATCTTGGTAGCCGCTTGTCAGATGCTTTCTCTAAAATGCACCTCCTTTTTTACTACCCAAAAATACTGCCTCATGTTTTCAAAGATGCAAGTTCGCCTTTATCTTCTTGTTTTGCTCGTTTTTCTGATAGTGGCTGCCCTGATAGCCTTGTTTGTGTGGGACGGTTTCAAAGCCTTCAATAGCCCCCAAAAAACCGTAACAGTGGAAACTACGCACCAACTTGTTTTGGAAGAAACCCAAAGACTGGGCAAGCTCGAACTGACAAAGTTTATCTACAAAGATGTGGTAGAACACAGCAAAAGCTCGGCTGCTTATCTGCCTACGGCGAAAGTTGTCTTAATTGTGAGTGGCGAAGCTGTCGGTTGTATAGATTTGATGCGCCTGAAAGAAAATGACATCACGACGCAGGGCGATTCGGTTTTTATCCTCCTGCCCCCTGCCCAACTTTGTTATCATAAAATAGACCACCAAAAATCGCGCGTCTATCATACCGAATTTATCCAAATTACGGGCGAAACCAAATTGGTAGCCGAAGCCTTCCAAAAAGCCGAAACTGCCATAGAAAAGGCTGCCCTCGAAAATGGAATCTTAGCCGAAACGACGCACAACGCCGAACAAATTTTGAAACCTATTCTTGAAAAAATGACGGGCAAAAAGGTTTTTTTCCAACAAAGATTAGAAAAAACGGAAACGCTACGTCCTAAATTGTAG
- a CDS encoding leucine-rich repeat domain-containing protein, producing the protein MVRILFSFYFVLFFLGISPSVFAQKKDNKTAGQTLGIDQISAEQLEAYKAQAKDMMTVLEIMLNTLGDPEMPLEDKQTIVNESFAKVFKDAKIQVEDDLDTQRQTYLHKDVQAYLKDIDFFFKEAIFTFDVQQVEHFLSAEQQVYLKITLNRTLEAVDLKNNAVKNNQVRYVEINIDHRNQDLKIVSFYTTKLNEAEELRNWWNGLNAQWREVFGQFVNVTDSISDGQLKTLAALEQLDLSNRSQITDLSPLSQLSNLKILNVEKTAIVDIFPIRNLTGLLQLNVSKTQVSDLSALRYALKIKELDISQTPTTDISVVSNFLELEKFYASQTRIADISALENLTQLKDLRLDKTAIKDIKALADLKELQFLDLGNTSISALEPLKNLKQLERLRLCSTAIKNLQALSGLDNLRLLFINQTAIAEIAPLGNLKSLEKIYSDQTQVTPEKAKAFMAQYPKILVIAASEHLQNWWKDLSPAWKSVFTAQVANNGTPSKEQLAQMARIKQIDVSKNSQITDLNPLRSLLSLQELKAAQSGINNANALKDLIDLQVIDLSQTQVSDLSPLQNLQNLRTLHIENTQVKSLAPLQNLRALQQVYADNAPIERSLSEDFVRKMPNTLLTYRSDELKKWWNNLPNEWKRAFEKYIKVSKEPTIEQLHSLTALHQISISELRSIRDIFPIEAFTYLESFDFSNTSVSSFNTLTQLKSLKSVNFSNTPVNTLVTLASMPQLTEIIAENIAVKDLRPLSGLKQLETLRISGTAIRGNLKTLSGLQSLKNLEIFNTGISNIKHIQGLRSLESLKCYKTRLNAKKVNAFRAARPNCEVIFY; encoded by the coding sequence ATGGTTCGCATTTTATTCTCCTTCTATTTTGTTCTTTTCTTTTTGGGCATCTCGCCTTCTGTTTTCGCACAAAAAAAAGACAACAAAACCGCAGGGCAGACGCTCGGCATAGACCAAATCAGTGCCGAACAGCTCGAAGCCTATAAAGCACAAGCCAAAGACATGATGACCGTCTTGGAAATCATGCTCAATACGCTCGGCGACCCCGAAATGCCGCTCGAAGACAAGCAAACGATTGTCAATGAAAGTTTTGCCAAAGTCTTTAAAGATGCCAAAATTCAGGTAGAAGACGACCTCGATACCCAACGCCAAACCTACCTGCACAAAGACGTACAAGCCTATTTGAAAGACATCGACTTCTTTTTCAAAGAGGCTATCTTTACTTTTGATGTGCAGCAGGTAGAGCATTTTCTCTCTGCCGAGCAGCAGGTCTATCTTAAAATTACGCTCAATAGAACCTTAGAAGCCGTAGATTTGAAAAACAATGCGGTCAAAAACAATCAGGTGCGTTATGTAGAAATCAACATCGACCATAGAAACCAAGACCTCAAAATCGTTAGTTTTTATACCACAAAACTCAACGAAGCCGAAGAACTCCGCAACTGGTGGAATGGCTTGAATGCACAGTGGCGCGAAGTTTTTGGGCAATTTGTCAATGTAACCGATTCCATTTCTGACGGGCAGCTCAAAACCTTAGCCGCTTTGGAGCAGCTCGATTTGAGCAATCGCAGCCAAATTACCGACCTTAGCCCGCTTTCCCAACTTTCAAACCTAAAAATTTTGAACGTGGAAAAAACCGCGATTGTCGACATTTTTCCTATCCGCAACCTGACAGGTCTGTTACAATTAAATGTTTCAAAAACACAAGTATCCGACCTTTCGGCACTTCGTTATGCCCTCAAAATCAAAGAGTTAGACATCAGCCAGACCCCGACCACAGACATTTCTGTTGTGTCTAATTTTTTAGAATTAGAAAAATTCTACGCCTCTCAAACGCGAATCGCCGACATTAGCGCACTCGAAAATCTGACACAACTCAAAGATTTGCGATTAGATAAGACCGCCATCAAGGACATCAAAGCCTTAGCCGATTTGAAAGAATTGCAGTTTTTAGACTTGGGCAATACCAGCATCTCTGCCCTCGAACCGCTCAAAAATTTGAAGCAATTAGAGCGTTTGCGCCTTTGCAGTACGGCTATCAAAAATTTGCAAGCCCTTAGTGGATTAGACAATTTGCGCCTGCTTTTTATCAATCAGACCGCTATTGCTGAAATTGCGCCTTTGGGCAATCTGAAAAGTTTGGAAAAAATATATTCCGACCAGACGCAGGTTACGCCCGAAAAAGCGAAGGCTTTTATGGCACAATACCCTAAAATTTTGGTCATTGCCGCTTCCGAACACCTGCAAAATTGGTGGAAAGACCTTAGCCCTGCTTGGAAGAGCGTCTTTACCGCACAAGTGGCAAATAATGGCACGCCAAGCAAGGAGCAATTAGCGCAAATGGCACGCATCAAGCAAATTGATGTAAGCAAAAATAGCCAAATTACTGACCTCAATCCGCTACGAAGCCTACTTTCTTTGCAAGAATTGAAGGCGGCGCAAAGTGGCATCAACAACGCCAACGCACTCAAAGACCTCATCGATTTGCAAGTAATAGACCTAAGCCAAACGCAGGTAAGCGACCTAAGCCCCTTGCAAAACTTACAAAACTTACGCACCCTGCACATAGAAAACACGCAAGTTAAGAGCCTTGCGCCGCTCCAAAATTTGAGAGCCTTGCAGCAAGTTTATGCCGACAACGCCCCCATCGAGCGCAGCCTAAGCGAAGATTTTGTACGCAAGATGCCCAATACGCTCCTGACTTATAGAAGCGACGAACTTAAAAAATGGTGGAATAATTTGCCAAATGAATGGAAACGCGCCTTCGAAAAGTACATCAAAGTAAGCAAAGAACCTACCATAGAACAACTACACAGCCTTACCGCCCTGCACCAAATTAGCATCAGCGAACTGCGCTCGATTCGCGATATTTTCCCCATCGAGGCTTTCACTTATTTGGAAAGTTTCGACTTTTCGAATACCAGCGTGAGCAGTTTTAATACCCTGACGCAACTCAAATCGCTCAAAAGCGTTAATTTTTCCAACACCCCTGTCAATACCCTTGTTACATTGGCTTCGATGCCACAACTGACCGAAATCATAGCCGAAAATATCGCCGTTAAGGATTTGCGTCCGTTGAGTGGCTTGAAACAGTTGGAAACCTTGCGCATTTCGGGTACAGCCATTCGCGGCAACTTGAAAACGTTAAGCGGTTTGCAAAGCCTCAAAAACTTGGAAATCTTCAATACGGGCATCAGCAACATCAAACACATTCAGGGCTTGCGCAGTTTGGAAAGTTTGAAATGCTACAAAACGCGCCTCAATGCCAAGAAAGTCAATGCCTTCCGCGCCGCTCGTCCGAATTGTGAGGTGATTTTCTATTAA
- a CDS encoding NUDIX hydrolase: protein MATQDFIDLLANRLTHWNQDLAKKAQAEMSSRSLQEREMLFKKREKTRVAAVMILLYPEKQQWHLPLILRPPYEGVAKHGGQIGLPGGGREAQDIDLKATALRELEEEVGIKLPQNQVIGALSELYIPPSDSLVTPFIGYLDHKPAFITDPKEVSQLYQVSYLDLANPEKRKEKTVVVGNQYQYYVPYFDIANGEVWGATAMILNEFLHLSRL, encoded by the coding sequence ATGGCAACTCAAGACTTTATCGACCTGCTCGCCAATCGTCTTACGCATTGGAATCAGGATTTGGCGAAAAAAGCACAAGCCGAAATGTCCTCGCGCTCTTTGCAGGAACGCGAAATGCTTTTCAAAAAACGCGAAAAAACGCGCGTAGCTGCCGTCATGATTTTGCTATATCCTGAAAAACAGCAGTGGCATCTGCCGCTTATTTTGCGCCCCCCTTATGAAGGCGTAGCCAAACATGGGGGACAGATTGGGCTACCCGGAGGTGGCAGAGAAGCCCAAGACATAGATTTGAAAGCAACGGCTTTGCGCGAATTGGAAGAAGAAGTTGGCATCAAACTGCCTCAAAATCAAGTAATTGGCGCATTGTCCGAACTCTACATTCCGCCCAGCGATTCTTTGGTTACGCCCTTTATTGGGTATTTAGACCACAAGCCCGCATTTATTACTGACCCCAAAGAAGTAAGCCAACTCTATCAGGTATCGTATCTGGATTTAGCAAATCCCGAAAAACGAAAAGAAAAAACCGTTGTGGTAGGCAATCAGTACCAATATTACGTCCCTTATTTTGACATAGCCAACGGCGAAGTTTGGGGAGCTACTGCTATGATTCTCAACGAATTTTTACACCTCTCACGCCTTTAA
- a CDS encoding DUF2383 domain-containing protein, which yields MPTATQNFEHLIKICKDAYEGYQTAKENVLKCEQKKDLKKRDKIVEIEEKLQLFADERRVMFAELNKVYQHWQQKTIYADTLIGALHRTWIEVQAFFNAPLSHTLEACIEGERLSLVEYQKCLTLYREMLPTEAVEILIKQSAQIENCLYLLSDLKKEVEQF from the coding sequence ATGCCCACTGCTACACAAAATTTCGAACACCTGATTAAAATTTGCAAAGATGCCTACGAAGGCTATCAGACTGCCAAAGAAAATGTATTGAAATGCGAGCAAAAAAAAGACTTAAAAAAACGAGATAAAATAGTAGAAATAGAAGAAAAACTACAACTTTTTGCAGACGAAAGAAGGGTCATGTTTGCCGAGCTTAATAAAGTGTATCAACATTGGCAACAAAAGACGATTTATGCCGACACGCTCATTGGAGCTTTGCATCGAACTTGGATAGAGGTGCAGGCTTTTTTCAATGCGCCTTTGTCGCACACTTTGGAGGCTTGCATAGAGGGCGAGCGTTTGTCTTTGGTTGAATATCAAAAGTGCCTAACCTTGTATCGCGAAATGTTGCCCACAGAAGCGGTAGAAATTTTGATAAAACAATCGGCACAAATAGAAAACTGCTTGTACTTGCTTTCTGATTTAAAAAAAGAAGTAGAGCAGTTTTAA
- a CDS encoding shikimate kinase: MRNLSKIFLIGMPAAGKTTWAKHLAERLQWQFLDTDAYIEAEEKRTIAQIFEQEGERFFRQQERVVLEKIKEMRQVVVATGGGLPLWADNLDVLKQEGVVVYLKMPLDTLYERVETEKGKRPLLAKQPDTLLFLEDLYQKRKPFYEKAHLCIEEPKSIAEFAPLLSLFSNLSNFSI, encoded by the coding sequence ATGCGCAATCTAAGCAAGATTTTTCTTATCGGCATGCCTGCGGCAGGCAAAACTACTTGGGCAAAACATTTGGCAGAGCGATTACAGTGGCAGTTTTTAGATACTGATGCCTATATTGAAGCCGAAGAAAAGCGCACTATCGCCCAAATTTTTGAGCAGGAAGGAGAACGCTTTTTCCGACAACAAGAAAGAGTTGTTTTAGAAAAAATAAAGGAAATGCGACAAGTAGTGGTAGCCACAGGAGGCGGATTGCCCCTTTGGGCAGATAACCTCGATGTTTTGAAACAAGAGGGCGTAGTGGTCTATCTGAAAATGCCCCTCGATACGCTTTATGAGCGTGTAGAAACTGAAAAGGGCAAACGTCCGCTTTTGGCAAAACAGCCCGATACGCTTTTGTTTTTAGAGGATTTGTATCAGAAAAGAAAGCCTTTTTACGAAAAAGCGCACCTTTGTATAGAAGAGCCGAAAAGCATTGCCGAATTTGCGCCTTTGCTCTCACTATTTTCTAACTTGTCTAATTTTTCTATTTAA
- the holA gene encoding DNA polymerase III subunit delta, translating into MPYKPEQVLAELKNNKFAPLYFLQGDEPYYVDVIAEYIETHALPEHEKGFNLTVVYGKDTPMKDVMSLAKRFPVMAQRQVVIVKEAQEIPDLGKDTGKTQLSKYAEKPVPSTILVFAHKHKKLNLAQTLGKTLEKYAVVVESKALYENQVPAWIQGYCKEKKMGIDSQAAHALMESVGVELSRLANEVDKLLLNFADGKTSHITNEHISRYVGQSRDFNTFELQRALGEKNTLKAYKIANYFASNPKEHPLIPIIASLFGYFSKILLVHHYSGVSSHDLAKHLQISPFFVKEYLTAARYYPLSKVLQIIHFLRQADLQSKGVGASVSEGEILKELVFKILY; encoded by the coding sequence ATGCCATACAAACCCGAACAAGTCTTAGCCGAATTAAAGAACAATAAGTTTGCCCCTCTCTACTTTTTGCAGGGCGATGAACCTTATTACGTTGATGTTATTGCCGAATACATCGAAACACACGCCTTGCCCGAACACGAAAAGGGCTTCAACCTCACGGTTGTCTATGGCAAGGATACGCCTATGAAAGATGTGATGAGCCTTGCCAAACGTTTTCCCGTGATGGCGCAAAGGCAGGTTGTGATTGTCAAAGAAGCCCAAGAGATTCCCGATTTGGGAAAGGATACAGGCAAGACGCAACTCTCTAAGTATGCTGAAAAACCTGTGCCTTCCACCATTCTGGTCTTTGCCCACAAGCACAAAAAATTAAACCTCGCACAAACTTTGGGCAAGACCTTAGAAAAGTATGCCGTCGTTGTAGAGTCGAAAGCCTTATATGAAAATCAAGTGCCTGCTTGGATACAGGGCTATTGTAAAGAAAAAAAAATGGGCATAGATTCGCAAGCCGCCCATGCTTTGATGGAATCGGTAGGCGTAGAACTTTCGCGCCTCGCCAATGAAGTAGATAAATTATTGCTCAATTTTGCAGACGGCAAAACCTCTCATATTACCAACGAACATATTTCGCGTTATGTAGGGCAGAGTCGCGATTTTAATACCTTTGAGTTGCAGCGTGCTTTGGGTGAAAAAAACACCCTAAAAGCCTATAAAATTGCTAACTATTTCGCATCAAATCCCAAAGAACACCCCCTTATTCCGATTATCGCTTCTCTTTTTGGGTACTTTTCTAAAATATTGCTGGTGCATCATTATAGCGGCGTTTCTTCACACGATTTGGCAAAGCACTTGCAAATTAGTCCTTTTTTTGTCAAAGAATATCTGACGGCGGCGCGTTATTATCCACTCTCGAAGGTCTTGCAGATAATTCATTTTCTGCGACAAGCCGATTTGCAATCTAAGGGCGTAGGAGCAAGCGTATCAGAAGGTGAGATTTTGAAAGAATTAGTATTCAAAATTTTGTACTAA